A portion of the Rhinopithecus roxellana isolate Shanxi Qingling chromosome 19, ASM756505v1, whole genome shotgun sequence genome contains these proteins:
- the AATK gene encoding serine/threonine-protein kinase LMTK1 isoform X1, with product MNDGEDGSCSDPGSRGWAPPCSLPWGLVRRSAAAGARTDGAPLSELSWPSPLTVVTVSFSGLFAVIVLMLACLCCKKGGIGFKEFENAEGDEYAADLAQGSPATAAQNGPDVYVLPLTEVSLPMAKQPGRSVQLLKSTDLGRHSLLYLKEIGHGWFGKVILGEVNAGVRSAQVVVKELQASASVQEQMQFLEEVQPYRALKHSNLLQCLAQCAEVTPYLLVMEFCPLGDLKGYLRSCRVAESMAPDPLTLQRMACEVACGVLHLHRNNYVHSDLALRNCLLTADLTVKIGDYGLAHCKYREDYFVTADQLWVPLRWIAPELVDEVHSNLLVVDQTKSGNVWSLGVTIWELFELGTQPYPQHSDQQVLAYAVREQQLKLPKPQLQLTLSDRWYEVMQFCWLQPEQRPTAEEVHLLLSYLCAKGATEAEEEFERRWRSLRPGGGGVGPGPGAAGPTLGGVVELAAASSFPLLEQFAGDGFHADGDDVLTVTETSRGLNFEYKWEAGRGAEAFPATLSPDRPARLQELCAPDGAPPGVVPVLSAHSPSLGSEYFIRLEEATPAAGHDPDCAGCAPSSPAIADQDEDSEGSTAASLAMEPLLGHGPPADIPWGRGDLCPRGSLARDQLCPSRSPSPSAGPLRLAEGRAKDADWGVSAFCSPFFEDPLGTSLFGSSGAPPLPLTGEEELEEVGARRAAQRGHWRSNVSANNNSGSRCPESWDLSSVGYHADGCCSPKQTPRASPEPAYPGESLLGLQAASSAQEPGCCPSLPHLCPAQGLAPAPCLVTPSWTEVPGSGGDHLQAEPKLATEAEGTAGPRLSLPSVPSPSQEGAPLPSEEASAPDAPEALPDSPTPAAGGEVSATKPASTLNGGGSSPEVEAPSSEDEDTAEATSGIFTDTSSDGLQAERPDVVPAFRSLQKQVGTPDSLDSLDIPSSASDGGYEVFSPSAAGPSGGQPRALDSGYDTENYESPEFVLKEAQEGCEPQAFGELTSEGEGPGPEMRLSASLSGLNEKNPYRDSAYFSDLETEAEPTSGPEKCGGDQGPGPEPGLPSTGQPSAQASLRPGVPGEAQGSGPREVLPPPLRLEGSSPDPSTCPSGLGPEPPEPQGPAEVPPGPSPSCSQFFLLTPVPLSSEGNSSELQGPTGLLSGLTPQKRMAGPGTPRAPLRLALPGLPAALEGRPEEEEEDSEDSDESDEELRCYSVQEPSEDSEEEAPAVPVVVAESQSARNLRSLLKMPSLLSEAFCEDLERKKKAVSFFDDVTVYLFDQESPTRELGEPFPGAKESPSTFLMGSPSSPSAPSPPRQTDGSPDGSTAKEGGGFAWDDDFPLMQTKAAFAIALDPAAPAPAVPTPAPFSRFTVSPAPTSRFSITHVSDSDAESVRGPAAGAGGESKEA from the exons ATGAATGACGGGGAGGACGGATCCTGCTCGGACCCTGGCTCCAGAGGCTGGGCCCCACCCTGCTCTCTGCCTTGGGGTCTGGTGAGACGCTCAGCTGCTGCTGGGGCCCGAACTG ACGGCGCCCCGCTCAGCGAGCTGTCCTGGCCGTCCCCCCTCACTGTGGTGACTGTGTCCTTCTCCGGGCTCTTCGCCGTCATCGTCCTCATGCTGGCCTGCCTGTGCTGTAAGAAGGGTGGCATCGGGTTCAAG GAGTTTGAGAATGCGGAGGGGGATGAGTATGCGGCTGACCTGGCACAGGGCTCCCCGGCCACGGCAGCACAGAACGGGCCCGACGTGTACGTCCTGCCACTCACGGAGGTCTCCCTGCCCATGGCCAAGCAGCCTGGGCGCTCAG TGCAGCTCCTCAAGTCCACGGACCTGGGCCGGCACAGCCTCCTATACCTGAAGGAAATCGGCCATGGCTGGTTCGGGAAG GTGATCCTGGGGGAGGTGAACGCTGGCGTCCGCAGTGCCCAGGTGGTGGTGAAGGAGCTGCAGGCCAGCGCCAGCGTGCAGGAGCAGATGCAGTTCTTGGAGGAGGTGCAGCCCTACAG GGCCCTGAAGCACAGCAACCTGCTCCAGTGCCTGGCCCAGTGTGCCGAGGTGACGCCCTACCTGCTGGTGATGGAGTTCTGCCCGCTG GGGGACCTCAAGGGCTACCTGCGGAGCTGCCGGGTGGCGGAGTCCATGGCGCCCGACCCCCTGACCCTGCAGCGCATGGCCTGTGAGGTAGCCTGTGGCGTCCTGCACCTGCATCGGAACAACTACGTGCACAG CGACCTGGCCCTGCGGAACTGCCTACTCACGGCCGACCTGACGGTGAAGATCGGTGACTATggcctggctcactgcaagtacAGA GAAGACTACTTCGTGACCGCCGACCAGCTGTGGGTGCCTTTGCGCTGGATCGCACCGGAGCTGGTGGACGAGGTGCACAGCAACCTGCTTGTCGTGGACCAGACCAAGAGTGGGAACGTGTG GTCCCTGGGCGTGACCATCTGGGAGCTCTTTGAGCTGGGCACGCAGCCCTACCCCCAGCACTCGGACCAGCAGGTGCTGGCGTACGCGGTCCGGGAGCAGCAGCTCAAGCTGCCCAAGCCCCAGCTGCAGCTGACCCTGTCGGACCGCTG GTACGAGGTGATGCAGTTCTGCTGGCTGCAGCCAGAGCAGCGGCCCACAGCTGAGGAGGTGCACCTGCTGCTGTCCTACCTGTGTGCCAAGGGCGCCACCGAAGCAGAAGAGGAGTTTGAGCGGCGCTGGCGCTCTCTGCGGCCCGGCGGGGGCGGCGTGGGTCCTGGGCCTGGTGCAGCGGGGCCCACGCTGGGCGGAGTGGTGGAGCTCGCCGCCGCCTCGTCCTTCCCGCTGCTGGAGCAGTTCGCGGGCGACGGCTTCCATGCGGATGGCGACGACGTGCTGACGGTGACCGAGACCAGCCGAGGCCTCAACTTCGAGTACAAGTGGGAGGCGGGCCGCGGCGCGGAGGCCTTCCCCGCCACGCTCAGTCCGGACCGCCCCGCGCGCCTGCAGGAGCTGTGTGCCCCCGACGGCGCGCCCCCCGGGGTGGTTCCGGTGCTCAGCGCGCACAGCCCCTCGCTGGGCAGCGAGTATTTCATCCGCCTAGAGGAGGCCACGCCCGCCGCCGGCCACGACCCCGACTGCGCCGGCTGCGCCCCCAGTTCACCTGCCATCGCAGACCAGGACGAGGACTCTGAGGGCAGCACCGCTGCCTCGCTGGCCATGGAGCCACTTCTGGGCCACGGGCCACCCGCCGACATCCCCTGGGGCCGCGGCGACCTCTGCCCTCGCGGAAGCTTGGCGCGGGACCAGCTCTGCCCCTCACGCTCGCCCTCGCCCTCTGCGGGGCCCCTGAGGCTGGCGGAGGGCAGAGCCAAGGATGCAGACTGGGGCGTGTCCGCCTTCTGTTCGCCCTTCTTCGAGGACCCACTGGGCACATCCCTCTTTGGAAGCTCAGGGGCGCCGCCGCTGCCACTGACTGGcgaggaggagctggaggaggtggGAGCGCGGAGGGCTGCCCAGCGTGGACACTGGCGCTCCAACGTGTCTGCCAACAACAACAGCGGCAGCCGCTGTCCAGAGTCCTGGGACCTCAGCTCTGTGGGCTACCACGCTGATGGCTGCTGCAGTCCAAAGCAGACCCCACGGGCCTCCCCTGAGCCGGCATACCCCGGGGAGTCTCTGCTTGGGCTGCAGGCAGCCTCCTCTGCCCAGGAGCCAGGCTGCTGTCCCAGCCTCCCCCATCTATGccctgcccagggcctggcacctgCTCCCTGTCTGGTCACACCCTCCTGGACAGAGGTACCTGGTAGTGGGGGTGACCACCTGCAGGCAGAGCCCAAGCTTGCCACAGAGGCTGAGGGCACTGCCGGACCCCGCTTGTCCCTTCCTTCtgtcccctccccatcccaggaGGGAGCCCCACTTCCCTCAGAGGAGGCCAGTGCCCCCGATGCCCCTGAGGCCCTGCCTGACTCGCCCACGCCTGCTGCTGGTGGCGAGGTGTCTGCCACCAAGCCGGCTTCCACCCTGAATGGTGGTGGCAGCTCCCCTGAGGTGGAGGCACCCAGCAGTGAGGATGAGGACACAGCTGAGGCCACCTCGGGCATCTTCACCGACACGTCCAGTGACGGCCTGCAGGCCGAGAGGCCGGATGTGGTGCCAGCCTTCCGCTCTCTGCAGAAGCAGGTGGGGACTCCTGACTCCCTGGACTCCCTGGACATCCCGTCCTCAGCCAGTGATGGTGGCTATGAGGTCTTCAGCCCATCGGCCGCTGGCCCCTCGGGAGGGCAGCCCCGAGCACTGGACAGTGGCTATGACACGGAGAACTATGAGTCCCCCGAGTTTGTGCTCAAGGAGGCACAGGAAGGGTGCGAGCCCCAGGCCTTTGGGGAGCTGACCTCAGAGGGAGAGGGCCCTGGGCCTGAGATGCGGCTCTCCGCCTCCCTCAGTGGCCTCAACGAGAAGAACCCCTACCGAGACTCCGCCTACTTCTCAGACCTGGAGACTGAGGCTGAGCCCACCTCAGGCCCAGAGAAGTGTGGTGGGGACCAAGGTCCTGGGCCAGAGCCGGGCCTGCCGAGCACTGGGCAGCCATCTGCGCAGGCCTCCCTCAGGCCTGGGGTTCCTGGGGAGGCACAAGGCTCTGGCCCCAGGGAGGTGCTGCCCCCACCGCTGCGGCTTGAAGGGTCCTCCCCAGACCCCAGCACCTGCCCCTCGGGCCTGGGCCCAGAGCCTCCAGAGCCCCAAGGCCCAGCCGAGGTGCCGCCTGGGCCCAGCCCCAGCTGCTCCCAGTTTTTCCTGCTGACCCCGGTTCCACTGAGCTCAGAAGGCAACAGCTCTGAGCTCCAGGGGCCCACAGGACTGTTGTCAGGGCTGACTCCACAAAAGCGGATGGCGGGCCCAGGCACCCCCAGAGCCCCACTCCGCCTGGctctgcctggcctccctgcGGCCTTGGAGGGCCGgccggaggaggaggaggaggacagtgaGGACAGCGACGAGTCTGACGAGGAGCTCCGCTGCTACAGCGTCCAGGAGCCTAGCGAGGACAGCGAGGAGGAGGCGCCGGCGGTGCCCGTGGTGGTGGCTGAGAGCCAGAGTGCGCGCAACCTGCGCAGCCTGCTCAAGATGCCCAGCCTGCTGTCCGAGGCCTTCTGCGAGGACCTGGAACGCAAGAAGAAGGCTGTGTCCTTCTTCGACGACGTCACCGTCTACCTCTTCGACCAG GAAAGCCCCACCCGGGAGCTCGGGGAGCCCTTCCCGGGTGCTAAGGAGTCGCCCTCCACGTTCCTTATGGGGAGCCCCAGCTCTCCCAGCGCCCCCAGCCCGCCGCGGCAGACTGATGGCTCCCCAGATGGCTCCACTGCAAAAGAGG GTGGCGGGTTTGCGTGGGACGACGACTTCCCGCTGATGCAGACCAAGGCAGCCTTCGCCATAGCCCTGGACCCGGCCGCACCCGCCCCGGCTGTGCCCACGCCCGCTCCCTTCTCGCGCTTCACGGTGTCGCCCGCGCCCACATCCCGCTTCTCCATCACGCACGTGTCTGATTCAGATGCCGAGTCCGTGAGAG GCCCTGCAGCAGGTGCCGGGGGTGAGAGTAAAGAGGCTTGA
- the AATK gene encoding serine/threonine-protein kinase LMTK1 isoform X6: MNDGEDGSCSDPGSRGWAPPCSLPWGLVRRSAAAGARTDGAPLSELSWPSPLTVVTVSFSGLFAVIVLMLACLCCKKGGIGFKEFENAEGDEYAADLAQGSPATAAQNGPDVYVLPLTEVSLPMAKQPGRSVQLLKSTDLGRHSLLYLKEIGHGWFGKVILGEVNAGVRSAQVVVKELQASASVQEQMQFLEEVQPYRALKHSNLLQCLAQCAEVTPYLLVMEFCPLGDLKGYLRSCRVAESMAPDPLTLQRMACEVACGVLHLHRNNYVHSDLALRNCLLTADLTVKIGDYGLAHCKYRLWVPLRWIAPELVDEVHSNLLVVDQTKSGNVWYEVMQFCWLQPEQRPTAEEVHLLLSYLCAKGATEAEEEFERRWRSLRPGGGGVGPGPGAAGPTLGGVVELAAASSFPLLEQFAGDGFHADGDDVLTVTETSRGLNFEYKWEAGRGAEAFPATLSPDRPARLQELCAPDGAPPGVVPVLSAHSPSLGSEYFIRLEEATPAAGHDPDCAGCAPSSPAIADQDEDSEGSTAASLAMEPLLGHGPPADIPWGRGDLCPRGSLARDQLCPSRSPSPSAGPLRLAEGRAKDADWGVSAFCSPFFEDPLGTSLFGSSGAPPLPLTGEEELEEVGARRAAQRGHWRSNVSANNNSGSRCPESWDLSSVGYHADGCCSPKQTPRASPEPAYPGESLLGLQAASSAQEPGCCPSLPHLCPAQGLAPAPCLVTPSWTEVPGSGGDHLQAEPKLATEAEGTAGPRLSLPSVPSPSQEGAPLPSEEASAPDAPEALPDSPTPAAGGEVSATKPASTLNGGGSSPEVEAPSSEDEDTAEATSGIFTDTSSDGLQAERPDVVPAFRSLQKQVGTPDSLDSLDIPSSASDGGYEVFSPSAAGPSGGQPRALDSGYDTENYESPEFVLKEAQEGCEPQAFGELTSEGEGPGPEMRLSASLSGLNEKNPYRDSAYFSDLETEAEPTSGPEKCGGDQGPGPEPGLPSTGQPSAQASLRPGVPGEAQGSGPREVLPPPLRLEGSSPDPSTCPSGLGPEPPEPQGPAEVPPGPSPSCSQFFLLTPVPLSSEGNSSELQGPTGLLSGLTPQKRMAGPGTPRAPLRLALPGLPAALEGRPEEEEEDSEDSDESDEELRCYSVQEPSEDSEEEAPAVPVVVAESQSARNLRSLLKMPSLLSEAFCEDLERKKKAVSFFDDVTVYLFDQESPTRELGEPFPGAKESPSTFLMGSPSSPSAPSPPRQTDGSPDGSTAKEGGGFAWDDDFPLMQTKAAFAIALDPAAPAPAVPTPAPFSRFTVSPAPTSRFSITHVSDSDAESVRGPAAGAGGESKEA, translated from the exons ATGAATGACGGGGAGGACGGATCCTGCTCGGACCCTGGCTCCAGAGGCTGGGCCCCACCCTGCTCTCTGCCTTGGGGTCTGGTGAGACGCTCAGCTGCTGCTGGGGCCCGAACTG ACGGCGCCCCGCTCAGCGAGCTGTCCTGGCCGTCCCCCCTCACTGTGGTGACTGTGTCCTTCTCCGGGCTCTTCGCCGTCATCGTCCTCATGCTGGCCTGCCTGTGCTGTAAGAAGGGTGGCATCGGGTTCAAG GAGTTTGAGAATGCGGAGGGGGATGAGTATGCGGCTGACCTGGCACAGGGCTCCCCGGCCACGGCAGCACAGAACGGGCCCGACGTGTACGTCCTGCCACTCACGGAGGTCTCCCTGCCCATGGCCAAGCAGCCTGGGCGCTCAG TGCAGCTCCTCAAGTCCACGGACCTGGGCCGGCACAGCCTCCTATACCTGAAGGAAATCGGCCATGGCTGGTTCGGGAAG GTGATCCTGGGGGAGGTGAACGCTGGCGTCCGCAGTGCCCAGGTGGTGGTGAAGGAGCTGCAGGCCAGCGCCAGCGTGCAGGAGCAGATGCAGTTCTTGGAGGAGGTGCAGCCCTACAG GGCCCTGAAGCACAGCAACCTGCTCCAGTGCCTGGCCCAGTGTGCCGAGGTGACGCCCTACCTGCTGGTGATGGAGTTCTGCCCGCTG GGGGACCTCAAGGGCTACCTGCGGAGCTGCCGGGTGGCGGAGTCCATGGCGCCCGACCCCCTGACCCTGCAGCGCATGGCCTGTGAGGTAGCCTGTGGCGTCCTGCACCTGCATCGGAACAACTACGTGCACAG CGACCTGGCCCTGCGGAACTGCCTACTCACGGCCGACCTGACGGTGAAGATCGGTGACTATggcctggctcactgcaagtacAGA CTGTGGGTGCCTTTGCGCTGGATCGCACCGGAGCTGGTGGACGAGGTGCACAGCAACCTGCTTGTCGTGGACCAGACCAAGAGTGGGAACGTGTG GTACGAGGTGATGCAGTTCTGCTGGCTGCAGCCAGAGCAGCGGCCCACAGCTGAGGAGGTGCACCTGCTGCTGTCCTACCTGTGTGCCAAGGGCGCCACCGAAGCAGAAGAGGAGTTTGAGCGGCGCTGGCGCTCTCTGCGGCCCGGCGGGGGCGGCGTGGGTCCTGGGCCTGGTGCAGCGGGGCCCACGCTGGGCGGAGTGGTGGAGCTCGCCGCCGCCTCGTCCTTCCCGCTGCTGGAGCAGTTCGCGGGCGACGGCTTCCATGCGGATGGCGACGACGTGCTGACGGTGACCGAGACCAGCCGAGGCCTCAACTTCGAGTACAAGTGGGAGGCGGGCCGCGGCGCGGAGGCCTTCCCCGCCACGCTCAGTCCGGACCGCCCCGCGCGCCTGCAGGAGCTGTGTGCCCCCGACGGCGCGCCCCCCGGGGTGGTTCCGGTGCTCAGCGCGCACAGCCCCTCGCTGGGCAGCGAGTATTTCATCCGCCTAGAGGAGGCCACGCCCGCCGCCGGCCACGACCCCGACTGCGCCGGCTGCGCCCCCAGTTCACCTGCCATCGCAGACCAGGACGAGGACTCTGAGGGCAGCACCGCTGCCTCGCTGGCCATGGAGCCACTTCTGGGCCACGGGCCACCCGCCGACATCCCCTGGGGCCGCGGCGACCTCTGCCCTCGCGGAAGCTTGGCGCGGGACCAGCTCTGCCCCTCACGCTCGCCCTCGCCCTCTGCGGGGCCCCTGAGGCTGGCGGAGGGCAGAGCCAAGGATGCAGACTGGGGCGTGTCCGCCTTCTGTTCGCCCTTCTTCGAGGACCCACTGGGCACATCCCTCTTTGGAAGCTCAGGGGCGCCGCCGCTGCCACTGACTGGcgaggaggagctggaggaggtggGAGCGCGGAGGGCTGCCCAGCGTGGACACTGGCGCTCCAACGTGTCTGCCAACAACAACAGCGGCAGCCGCTGTCCAGAGTCCTGGGACCTCAGCTCTGTGGGCTACCACGCTGATGGCTGCTGCAGTCCAAAGCAGACCCCACGGGCCTCCCCTGAGCCGGCATACCCCGGGGAGTCTCTGCTTGGGCTGCAGGCAGCCTCCTCTGCCCAGGAGCCAGGCTGCTGTCCCAGCCTCCCCCATCTATGccctgcccagggcctggcacctgCTCCCTGTCTGGTCACACCCTCCTGGACAGAGGTACCTGGTAGTGGGGGTGACCACCTGCAGGCAGAGCCCAAGCTTGCCACAGAGGCTGAGGGCACTGCCGGACCCCGCTTGTCCCTTCCTTCtgtcccctccccatcccaggaGGGAGCCCCACTTCCCTCAGAGGAGGCCAGTGCCCCCGATGCCCCTGAGGCCCTGCCTGACTCGCCCACGCCTGCTGCTGGTGGCGAGGTGTCTGCCACCAAGCCGGCTTCCACCCTGAATGGTGGTGGCAGCTCCCCTGAGGTGGAGGCACCCAGCAGTGAGGATGAGGACACAGCTGAGGCCACCTCGGGCATCTTCACCGACACGTCCAGTGACGGCCTGCAGGCCGAGAGGCCGGATGTGGTGCCAGCCTTCCGCTCTCTGCAGAAGCAGGTGGGGACTCCTGACTCCCTGGACTCCCTGGACATCCCGTCCTCAGCCAGTGATGGTGGCTATGAGGTCTTCAGCCCATCGGCCGCTGGCCCCTCGGGAGGGCAGCCCCGAGCACTGGACAGTGGCTATGACACGGAGAACTATGAGTCCCCCGAGTTTGTGCTCAAGGAGGCACAGGAAGGGTGCGAGCCCCAGGCCTTTGGGGAGCTGACCTCAGAGGGAGAGGGCCCTGGGCCTGAGATGCGGCTCTCCGCCTCCCTCAGTGGCCTCAACGAGAAGAACCCCTACCGAGACTCCGCCTACTTCTCAGACCTGGAGACTGAGGCTGAGCCCACCTCAGGCCCAGAGAAGTGTGGTGGGGACCAAGGTCCTGGGCCAGAGCCGGGCCTGCCGAGCACTGGGCAGCCATCTGCGCAGGCCTCCCTCAGGCCTGGGGTTCCTGGGGAGGCACAAGGCTCTGGCCCCAGGGAGGTGCTGCCCCCACCGCTGCGGCTTGAAGGGTCCTCCCCAGACCCCAGCACCTGCCCCTCGGGCCTGGGCCCAGAGCCTCCAGAGCCCCAAGGCCCAGCCGAGGTGCCGCCTGGGCCCAGCCCCAGCTGCTCCCAGTTTTTCCTGCTGACCCCGGTTCCACTGAGCTCAGAAGGCAACAGCTCTGAGCTCCAGGGGCCCACAGGACTGTTGTCAGGGCTGACTCCACAAAAGCGGATGGCGGGCCCAGGCACCCCCAGAGCCCCACTCCGCCTGGctctgcctggcctccctgcGGCCTTGGAGGGCCGgccggaggaggaggaggaggacagtgaGGACAGCGACGAGTCTGACGAGGAGCTCCGCTGCTACAGCGTCCAGGAGCCTAGCGAGGACAGCGAGGAGGAGGCGCCGGCGGTGCCCGTGGTGGTGGCTGAGAGCCAGAGTGCGCGCAACCTGCGCAGCCTGCTCAAGATGCCCAGCCTGCTGTCCGAGGCCTTCTGCGAGGACCTGGAACGCAAGAAGAAGGCTGTGTCCTTCTTCGACGACGTCACCGTCTACCTCTTCGACCAG GAAAGCCCCACCCGGGAGCTCGGGGAGCCCTTCCCGGGTGCTAAGGAGTCGCCCTCCACGTTCCTTATGGGGAGCCCCAGCTCTCCCAGCGCCCCCAGCCCGCCGCGGCAGACTGATGGCTCCCCAGATGGCTCCACTGCAAAAGAGG GTGGCGGGTTTGCGTGGGACGACGACTTCCCGCTGATGCAGACCAAGGCAGCCTTCGCCATAGCCCTGGACCCGGCCGCACCCGCCCCGGCTGTGCCCACGCCCGCTCCCTTCTCGCGCTTCACGGTGTCGCCCGCGCCCACATCCCGCTTCTCCATCACGCACGTGTCTGATTCAGATGCCGAGTCCGTGAGAG GCCCTGCAGCAGGTGCCGGGGGTGAGAGTAAAGAGGCTTGA